A genomic stretch from Salarias fasciatus chromosome 18, fSalaFa1.1, whole genome shotgun sequence includes:
- the LOC115405255 gene encoding LOW QUALITY PROTEIN: transmembrane and ubiquitin-like domain-containing protein 1 (The sequence of the model RefSeq protein was modified relative to this genomic sequence to represent the inferred CDS: deleted 3 bases in 2 codons) produces MALIEGVGDEVTLLFGSLLLLLVLLLAWISTRTPEPQEHLFTASVSVSQQHRTGPAHQDSPLASTSVPSSPSSSSSSPLSSSASSSVSDGSGTEAPPVTATPQEEGEDGGTGETVGGDGIRNRGAGGESVSEDMVVRLKFLNDTERTAQVKPQDTIGYIKRTYFAGQEQQVRLIYQGQLLQDDAQTLASLNLVHNCVLHCHISQHAGRGAAGGPRPADQVQVALNVGSLMVPLLVFMLSVLWYCQIQYRQFFTAPATASLVGVTIFLSLVAFGVYRR; encoded by the exons ATGGCTCTGATCGAAGGCGTGGGCGACGAGGTGACGCTGCTCTTcggctccctgctgctgctgctggtgctgctgctcgcCTGGATCTCCACCCGCACCCCGGAGCCCCAAGAGCACCTGTTCACCGCCTCCGTGAGCGTCAGCCAGCAGCACAGGACCGGC CCCGCCCACCAGGACTCGCCCCTCGCCTCCACCAGCGTCCCGTCCTcgccctcttcttcttcctcctcgccgCTGTCGTCGTCCGCCTCCAGCTCCGTGAGCGACGGCTCCGGGACCGAGGCCCCGCCCGTCACCGCGACCccccaggaggagggggaggacggcgGGACGGGAGAGACTGTGGGAGGAGATGGCATCAGGAACAGGGGAGCCGGAGGAGAAAGTGTG TCAGAGGACATGGTGGTCAGACTGAAGTTTCTGAATGACACAGAAAGAACAGCTCAGGTCAAACCGCAGGACACCATCGGATACATCAAACG GACCTACTTCGCCGGTCAGGAGCAGCAGGTGCGCCTCATCTACCAgggccagctgctgcaggacgacgCTCAGACTCTGGCCTCCCTCAACCTGGTCCACAACTGCGTCCTGCACTGCCACATCTCGCAGCACGCGGGCCGGGGCGCGGCGGGGGGGCCGCGGCCCGCCGACCAGGTGCAGGTGGCCCTGAACGTGGGCAGCCTCATGGTGCCGCTGCTGGTCTTCATGCTGTCGGTGCTGTGGTACTGTCAGATCCAGTACCGGCAGTTCTTCACCGCCCCGGCCACTGCCTCGCTGGTCGGCGTCACCATCTTTCTCAGCCTGGTGGCCTTCGGGGTCTACCGCCGCTAG